Proteins from a genomic interval of Pseudomonas versuta:
- a CDS encoding Lon protease family protein, translated as MPDPVAASLRLAPDALTRPFSAEQFSFSNTNDLEPFRGILGQERAVEALQFGVAMPRPGYNVFVMGEPGTGRFSFVKRYLKAEGKRLKSPSDWVYVNNFDEPREPRALELPASTAGAFITDINGLIDNLLATFPAVFEHPTYQQRKSAIDRGFNQRYDRALDVIERLALEKGVALYRDSSNVAFTPMSEGKALDEAEFSQLPDEERERFHEDISGLEERLNEELASLPQWKRESNNQLRHLNEETITLALQPLLAPLSQKYAENGAVCGYLQAMQVYLLKTVVEQLVDDSKTDAQARKLLEEQYLPSLVVGQPMSGGAPVVFEPHPTYDNLFGRIEYSTDQGALYTTYRQLRPGALHRANGGFLILEAEKMLSEPFVWDALKRALQSRKLKMESPLGEMGRLATITLNPQVIPLQVKVIIIGARQLYYTLQDLDPDFQEMFRVLVDFDEDIPMVDESLEQFAQLLTTRTSEEGMAPLTADAVARLATYSARLAEHQGRLSARIGDLFQLVSEADFIRHLANDAMTDAGHIERALKAKATRTGRVSARILDDMLAGIILIDTDGAAVGKCNGLTVLEVGDSAFGVPARISATVYPGGSGIVDIEREVNLGQPIHSKGVMILTGYLGSRYAQEFPLAISASIALEQSYGYVDGDSASLGEACTLISALSKTALKQCFAITGSINQFGEVQAVGGVNEKIEGFFRLCEARGLTGEQGAIIPQANVATLMLDEKVLQAVRDGKFHVYAVRQADEALSLLVGEPAGEPDAEGQFPEGSVNARVVERLRAIAEMINDEDLKDAEKELLAEVLAAKKPA; from the coding sequence ATGCCTGATCCTGTAGCTGCCAGCTTGCGTCTAGCGCCTGACGCGCTAACCCGTCCGTTCTCCGCTGAACAGTTCAGCTTCTCCAACACCAATGATCTGGAGCCTTTTCGCGGCATTCTCGGCCAGGAGCGAGCGGTCGAAGCCCTGCAATTTGGCGTGGCCATGCCGCGCCCGGGTTACAACGTATTTGTCATGGGCGAGCCGGGGACCGGTCGCTTTTCGTTCGTCAAACGCTATCTTAAGGCCGAGGGCAAACGCCTGAAGTCACCCAGCGACTGGGTGTATGTGAACAACTTCGATGAGCCGCGCGAGCCGCGCGCGCTTGAGTTGCCTGCGAGTACTGCCGGTGCATTCATCACCGACATCAACGGCTTGATCGACAACCTGCTGGCGACCTTTCCGGCAGTGTTTGAACACCCGACCTACCAGCAACGCAAAAGCGCAATCGATCGCGGTTTCAACCAGCGTTACGACCGTGCGCTGGATGTCATTGAGCGTCTGGCGCTGGAAAAAGGCGTGGCGCTGTACCGCGACAGCAGCAACGTGGCCTTTACCCCGATGAGCGAGGGCAAGGCGCTGGACGAAGCTGAGTTTTCGCAATTGCCCGATGAAGAGCGTGAGCGCTTCCACGAAGATATTTCCGGGCTTGAGGAGCGTCTAAACGAAGAGTTGGCGAGCCTGCCGCAGTGGAAACGCGAGTCGAACAACCAGCTGCGTCACCTGAACGAAGAAACCATCACCCTGGCGTTGCAACCTCTGCTGGCGCCTCTGTCGCAGAAGTACGCCGAAAATGGTGCGGTCTGCGGCTATTTGCAGGCCATGCAGGTGTATCTGCTGAAGACTGTGGTCGAGCAACTGGTGGACGACAGCAAAACCGATGCCCAGGCCCGCAAGCTGCTTGAAGAGCAGTACCTGCCGAGCCTGGTGGTTGGCCAGCCCATGAGCGGCGGCGCGCCGGTGGTGTTTGAACCACACCCGACCTACGACAACCTGTTTGGCCGGATCGAATACAGCACTGATCAAGGCGCGCTGTACACCACGTATCGGCAGTTGCGTCCCGGTGCATTGCACCGTGCCAATGGCGGCTTTTTGATTCTCGAAGCCGAGAAAATGCTTAGCGAGCCCTTTGTGTGGGATGCGCTCAAGCGTGCCCTGCAATCACGCAAACTGAAAATGGAGTCGCCGCTGGGCGAGATGGGCCGTCTGGCCACCATCACCCTTAACCCGCAAGTGATCCCGTTGCAGGTCAAGGTCATCATTATCGGTGCCCGCCAGTTGTACTACACGCTGCAGGATCTGGATCCGGACTTCCAGGAGATGTTCCGGGTACTGGTGGATTTCGATGAAGACATCCCGATGGTCGACGAAAGCCTGGAGCAGTTCGCCCAGTTGCTGACCACGCGCACCTCGGAAGAGGGTATGGCGCCGTTGACCGCTGATGCCGTGGCGCGTCTGGCAACCTACAGTGCGCGTCTTGCCGAGCACCAGGGGCGGTTGTCGGCGCGTATCGGGGATCTGTTTCAGTTGGTCAGCGAGGCGGATTTCATTCGCCACCTGGCCAACGATGCAATGACTGATGCCGGGCACATCGAGCGTGCGCTCAAAGCCAAGGCCACGCGCACCGGGCGCGTTTCGGCGCGGATTCTTGACGACATGCTGGCGGGGATCATTTTGATCGACACCGACGGTGCGGCGGTCGGCAAGTGCAACGGGCTGACCGTACTTGAAGTGGGGGACTCGGCGTTCGGCGTACCTGCGCGGATTTCTGCCACGGTGTATCCGGGTGGCAGTGGCATTGTCGACATCGAGCGTGAAGTAAACCTCGGACAGCCGATTCACTCCAAAGGGGTGATGATTCTGACCGGGTATCTGGGCAGCCGTTATGCCCAGGAATTCCCGCTGGCGATCTCGGCGAGCATCGCGCTGGAGCAATCCTACGGGTATGTCGATGGTGACAGTGCCTCGCTGGGTGAGGCGTGCACGCTGATTTCGGCGCTTTCCAAAACCGCGCTCAAGCAGTGCTTTGCAATCACCGGTTCCATCAACCAGTTCGGCGAAGTGCAGGCGGTGGGCGGAGTCAACGAGAAGATTGAAGGCTTCTTCCGACTCTGCGAGGCACGTGGTCTGACGGGCGAGCAGGGCGCGATCATCCCGCAAGCCAACGTAGCGACCTTGATGCTGGACGAAAAGGTGTTGCAGGCGGTGCGCGATGGCAAGTTCCACGTTTACGCGGTGCGTCAGGCGGATGAGGCGTTGAGCCTGTTGGTCGGCGAGCCGGCCGGTGAACCGGATGCCGAAGGTCAGTTCCCGGAAGGCAGCGTCAATGCGCGGGTGGTCGAAAGGTTGCGGGCGATTGCCGAGATGATCAACGACGAAGACCTCAAGGACGCCGAAAAGGAACTGCTTGCCGAAGTTCTGGCGGCGAAAAAACCGGCTTAA
- a CDS encoding TIGR00645 family protein, with translation MERFIENAMYASRWILAPIYFGLSLGLLALALKFFQEVFHVIPNVFALSESDLILVILSLIDMALVGGLLVMVMISGYENFVSQLDIDDHKEKLSWLGTMDSTSLKMKVAASIVAISSIHLLRVFMDARNIEPQYLMWYVIIHMTFVVSAFAMGYLDKLTKH, from the coding sequence ATGGAACGCTTTATCGAAAACGCAATGTACGCCTCACGCTGGATTCTGGCCCCGATTTACTTTGGGCTCTCGCTGGGCTTGCTGGCCCTGGCGTTGAAATTCTTCCAGGAAGTGTTTCATGTAATTCCCAACGTGTTCGCGCTATCTGAGTCGGACTTGATCCTGGTCATCCTGTCGTTGATTGACATGGCCCTAGTTGGTGGCTTGCTGGTAATGGTGATGATTTCGGGCTACGAAAACTTTGTCTCCCAGCTGGATATCGATGACCACAAGGAGAAGCTTAGCTGGTTGGGCACCATGGACTCGACTTCGTTGAAGATGAAGGTTGCAGCGTCGATCGTGGCCATCTCTTCGATCCATCTGCTGCGGGTGTTCATGGATGCGCGCAACATCGAGCCTCAGTACTTGATGTGGTACGTGATCATTCATATGACCTTCGTGGTATCCGCGTTTGCCATGGGCTATCTCGACAAACTGACCAAGCACTGA
- a CDS encoding FKBP-type peptidyl-prolyl cis-trans isomerase, with translation MSEVNLSTDETRVSYGIGRQLGDQLRDNPPPGVSLDAILAGLTDAFAGKESRVGQEELSASFKVIRELMQAEAAAKAEAAAGEGKAFLAENAKKDGITTLASGLQFEVVTAGEGAKPSREDTVRVHYHGTLIDGTVFDSSYDRGQPAEFPVGGVIAGWTEALQLMNAGSKWRIYVPSELAYGAQGVGSIAPHSVLVFDVELLEVL, from the coding sequence ATGTCCGAAGTAAATCTGTCGACCGACGAAACCCGCGTTAGCTATGGCATTGGCCGTCAGCTGGGCGACCAACTGCGCGACAACCCGCCACCGGGCGTTAGCCTGGATGCAATCCTGGCTGGCTTGACCGATGCTTTCGCCGGTAAAGAAAGCCGTGTTGGTCAAGAAGAGCTGAGTGCCAGCTTCAAGGTAATCCGCGAGCTGATGCAAGCTGAAGCGGCTGCCAAGGCAGAAGCTGCTGCAGGTGAAGGCAAGGCTTTCCTGGCTGAAAATGCCAAGAAAGACGGCATCACCACCCTGGCTTCGGGTCTGCAATTTGAAGTAGTGACTGCAGGTGAAGGCGCCAAGCCTTCGCGTGAAGACACTGTACGTGTTCACTACCACGGCACCCTGATTGACGGCACTGTGTTCGACAGCTCCTACGATCGTGGTCAGCCAGCCGAATTCCCGGTCGGCGGCGTCATTGCCGGCTGGACCGAAGCCCTGCAACTGATGAACGCCGGCAGCAAATGGCGCATCTACGTGCCGAGCGAATTGGCCTACGGCGCCCAAGGCGTTGGCAGCATCGCTCCGCACAGCGTGCTGGTATTCGACGTTGAGCTGCTGGAAGTTCTGTAA
- a CDS encoding zinc ribbon domain-containing protein YjdM has protein sequence MSTLPPCPKCNSEYTYEDGAQLICPECAHEWSANGDAEEASDVKVYKDSAGTVLTDGDTITVIKDLKIKGTSLVVKVGTKVKNIRLCDGDHDIDCKIDGIGPMKLKSEFVRKV, from the coding sequence GTGAGCACGTTGCCACCCTGCCCAAAATGCAATTCCGAATACACCTACGAAGACGGCGCCCAGCTGATCTGCCCGGAATGCGCCCATGAGTGGTCCGCCAATGGCGACGCCGAAGAAGCCAGCGATGTAAAAGTCTATAAAGACTCCGCAGGCACTGTCCTGACCGACGGTGACACCATCACCGTGATCAAAGACCTGAAAATCAAAGGCACATCCCTGGTGGTCAAGGTCGGGACCAAGGTCAAAAACATCCGCCTGTGCGATGGCGACCATGATATCGACTGCAAAATCGACGGCATCGGCCCGATGAAACTCAAGTCCGAGTTCGTTCGCAAAGTCTGA
- a CDS encoding polyprenyl synthetase family protein — protein MQPQAFYRAVADDFSAVDDIIKKQLTSRVPLVSKIGDYITSAGGKRLRPLLVLLCGKALGREGDDLRLLAATIEFLHTATLLHDDVVDMSGMRRGRKTANATWGNAPSVLVGDFLYSRSFEMMVELGSMPVMKILSQATRIIAEGEVLQLSKVRDASTTEETYMEVIRGKTAMLFEASTHSAAALAGATPEQSEALRTFGDHLGVAFQLVDDLLDYRGDAETLGKNVGDDLAEGKPTLPLIYTMREGTAEQAALVRKAIQKGGIEDLESIRAAVEESGSLDYTAQLARDYVARAIACLESLPPSEYRDALVELSEFAVARTH, from the coding sequence ATGCAACCCCAAGCTTTCTACCGCGCGGTGGCGGACGATTTTAGCGCCGTCGACGACATCATCAAGAAACAGCTGACTTCACGCGTCCCGCTGGTCTCAAAAATCGGCGACTACATCACTTCGGCCGGCGGCAAACGCCTGCGTCCTTTATTAGTGTTGTTGTGCGGCAAGGCACTGGGCCGCGAAGGCGACGACTTGCGCTTACTGGCCGCGACCATCGAGTTCCTGCATACCGCAACCCTGCTACACGACGACGTGGTGGACATGTCCGGCATGCGCCGTGGCCGCAAGACCGCCAATGCAACGTGGGGCAACGCGCCAAGCGTACTGGTTGGCGACTTCCTGTATTCGCGCTCCTTCGAAATGATGGTCGAGCTGGGTTCGATGCCAGTGATGAAAATCCTGTCGCAAGCCACCCGCATCATTGCCGAAGGCGAAGTCCTGCAGCTGTCCAAAGTGCGCGACGCCAGCACCACCGAAGAAACCTACATGGAAGTGATTCGCGGCAAAACCGCGATGCTGTTCGAGGCCTCTACCCACAGCGCAGCAGCCCTGGCCGGTGCCACTCCAGAGCAAAGCGAAGCCCTGCGCACCTTTGGTGATCATCTGGGCGTGGCGTTCCAGCTGGTCGACGACTTGCTCGACTACCGTGGCGATGCCGAAACCCTGGGCAAAAACGTGGGCGATGATCTGGCTGAAGGTAAACCGACCTTGCCGCTGATCTACACCATGCGCGAAGGCACGGCCGAGCAGGCTGCCCTGGTTCGCAAAGCGATTCAGAAAGGCGGCATTGAGGATCTTGAGAGCATTCGCGCGGCCGTGGAGGAATCCGGTTCGCTGGACTACACCGCACAACTGGCCCGTGATTATGTAGCCCGGGCCATTGCCTGCCTTGAAAGCCTGCCGCCCAGCGAATACCGCGACGCACTGGTTGAACTGAGCGAGTTCGCGGTCGCCCGCACGCACTAA
- the rplU gene encoding 50S ribosomal protein L21 encodes MSYAVIVTGGKQYKVAPGEYLKIEKLEIATGESVTFDRVLLVANGDDVNIGAPVVPGATVVAEVISQGRHDKIRIIKFRRRKHHMKRMGHRQWYTEIKITGIQA; translated from the coding sequence ATGTCGTACGCAGTAATCGTTACTGGTGGCAAGCAATACAAAGTAGCACCAGGTGAATACCTGAAGATCGAGAAACTGGAAATCGCCACTGGCGAATCCGTAACTTTTGATCGCGTTCTGTTGGTCGCCAATGGCGACGACGTAAACATCGGCGCTCCAGTTGTTCCTGGCGCCACTGTTGTTGCTGAAGTGATTTCCCAAGGTCGTCACGACAAGATCCGCATCATCAAGTTCCGTCGTCGTAAGCACCACATGAAGCGTATGGGCCACCGCCAGTGGTACACCGAGATCAAAATCACCGGTATTCAGGCTTAA
- the rpmA gene encoding 50S ribosomal protein L27 produces MAHKKAGGSTRNGRDSEAKRLGVKMYGGQAIIPGNIIVRQRGTQFHAGYGVGMGKDHTLFAKVEGVIKFQVKGAFGRRYVSIVPKTAVVAA; encoded by the coding sequence ATGGCACACAAAAAAGCTGGTGGTAGTACCCGTAACGGTCGCGACTCAGAAGCCAAACGCCTTGGCGTGAAGATGTATGGCGGCCAGGCTATCATCCCGGGCAACATCATCGTGCGTCAGCGCGGTACTCAGTTCCACGCTGGCTACGGCGTTGGTATGGGTAAAGATCACACCCTGTTCGCGAAAGTGGAAGGCGTGATCAAGTTCCAGGTTAAGGGCGCCTTCGGTCGTCGCTATGTAAGCATCGTTCCGAAGACTGCAGTCGTCGCGGCGTAA
- the cgtA gene encoding Obg family GTPase CgtA produces MKFVDEVSIKVKAGDGGNGCMSFRREKFIENGGPNGGDGGDGGSIYMVADENLNTLVDYRYTRHFDAQRGSNGGSADCTGRKGEDMILRVPVGTTVIDAGTQEIIGDLTKAGQRLLVVHGGWHGLGNTRFKSSTNRAPRQTTPGKPGEQRDLKLELKVLADVGLLGLPNAGKSTFIRSVSAAKPKVADYPFTTLVPNLGVVSVDRWKSFVIADIPGLIEGASDGAGLGIRFLKHLARTRLLLHLVDMAPVEGTESAADTAEVIVNELTKFSPSLAERDRWLVLNKCDSLPEDEHDARVKEVVDRLEWTGPVYVISAIAKIGTEKLCHDIMRYLEDRADRLANDPAYKAELNELDQRIEDEARAQLQALDDQRALRRSGVKSVHDIGEDDWDEEDVDDEDGPEIIYVRD; encoded by the coding sequence ATGAAGTTTGTTGATGAAGTATCGATCAAAGTAAAAGCTGGCGATGGTGGTAACGGTTGCATGAGTTTCCGTCGCGAGAAATTCATCGAAAACGGTGGTCCGAACGGTGGTGATGGGGGTGATGGCGGCTCGATCTATATGGTCGCCGACGAAAACCTCAATACCCTGGTTGACTACCGCTACACGCGTCACTTTGATGCCCAGCGCGGTTCGAACGGCGGCAGCGCCGATTGCACCGGTCGTAAAGGCGAAGACATGATTCTGCGTGTTCCGGTCGGTACGACCGTAATCGACGCCGGGACTCAGGAAATCATCGGCGACCTGACCAAGGCCGGCCAGCGTTTGCTGGTTGTGCACGGCGGTTGGCACGGTCTGGGTAACACCCGTTTCAAGTCCAGCACCAACCGGGCTCCGCGCCAGACCACGCCGGGCAAGCCGGGTGAGCAGCGCGACCTGAAACTGGAATTGAAAGTACTGGCTGACGTAGGTCTGCTTGGTTTGCCGAATGCGGGTAAAAGTACCTTTATCCGTTCGGTATCGGCGGCCAAGCCTAAAGTGGCGGATTATCCGTTCACTACCCTGGTGCCAAACCTGGGTGTGGTCAGCGTTGATCGCTGGAAGAGCTTCGTGATTGCCGATATTCCTGGCTTGATCGAAGGCGCATCTGATGGTGCGGGCCTGGGCATTCGTTTCCTCAAGCACTTGGCGCGTACGCGTTTGCTGCTGCATCTTGTGGACATGGCGCCAGTTGAGGGTACCGAAAGCGCTGCTGATACTGCTGAAGTCATCGTCAACGAGCTGACCAAGTTCAGCCCGTCGCTGGCTGAGCGTGATCGCTGGCTGGTGCTGAACAAGTGCGATTCTTTGCCAGAAGACGAGCATGACGCTCGAGTAAAAGAAGTTGTCGATCGTCTTGAGTGGACCGGTCCGGTGTATGTGATCTCGGCCATTGCCAAGATTGGCACCGAGAAGCTTTGCCACGACATCATGCGTTACCTCGAAGATCGTGCCGATCGTCTGGCCAACGACCCTGCCTACAAGGCTGAGTTGAATGAGCTTGATCAGCGCATCGAAGATGAGGCGCGTGCCCAGTTGCAGGCGCTGGATGATCAGCGTGCCCTGCGCCGCAGCGGCGTGAAGAGCGTCCACGACATCGGTGAAGATGACTGGGACGAAGAAGATGTTGATGATGAGGATGGTCCGGAAATCATTTACGTCCGCGACTGA
- the proB gene encoding glutamate 5-kinase: MRSKVTGARRWVVKIGSALLTADGKGLDRAAMGVWVEQMVALHEAGVELVLVSSGAVAAGMSRLGWTVRPSAMHELQAAAAIGQMGLVQAWESSFAEHSRHTAQILLTHDDLSDRKRYLNARSTLRTLVALGVIPVINENDTVVTDEIRFGDNDTLAALVANLVEADLLVILTDRDGMFDADPRNNPDAKMIYEARADDPALDAVAGGTGGALGRGGMQTKLRAARLAARSGAHTIIVGGRLERVLDRLKAGERLGTLLSPERGMLAARKQWLAGHLQTRGTLVLDDGAVAALSKGNKSLLPVGVKAVQGGFRRGEMVVCVAADGREIARGLANYSAGEAQKIIGQSSDAIVSLLGYMAEPELVHRDNLILV, encoded by the coding sequence ATGCGGAGCAAGGTGACGGGTGCGCGGCGTTGGGTCGTAAAGATCGGCAGCGCATTGCTGACAGCGGATGGCAAGGGGCTGGATCGCGCGGCGATGGGCGTCTGGGTCGAGCAAATGGTGGCCCTGCACGAGGCAGGCGTGGAGCTGGTGCTGGTGTCTTCCGGTGCTGTCGCGGCCGGGATGAGTCGCCTTGGCTGGACAGTCCGACCCAGTGCGATGCATGAGCTGCAGGCGGCTGCGGCCATTGGTCAAATGGGGTTGGTGCAGGCCTGGGAGTCGAGCTTCGCCGAGCATTCCCGGCACACCGCGCAAATTCTGCTGACCCATGATGACCTGTCTGACCGCAAGCGTTACCTGAATGCCCGCAGTACATTGCGTACCCTGGTTGCGTTGGGTGTGATCCCGGTTATCAATGAAAACGACACCGTGGTTACTGACGAAATCCGTTTTGGTGACAACGATACGCTGGCAGCGTTGGTGGCCAATCTGGTTGAGGCTGATCTGTTGGTCATTCTGACCGACCGCGATGGCATGTTTGATGCTGATCCGCGTAACAACCCCGATGCGAAAATGATTTACGAGGCGCGCGCCGATGACCCGGCGCTGGATGCTGTGGCGGGCGGTACTGGCGGAGCGCTCGGTCGTGGCGGCATGCAGACCAAGTTGCGTGCGGCACGCCTGGCGGCACGTTCGGGGGCGCATACGATTATTGTTGGCGGGCGTCTGGAGCGAGTGCTGGATCGCCTGAAGGCCGGTGAGCGTCTGGGCACATTGCTGTCGCCAGAGCGTGGCATGCTGGCTGCGCGCAAGCAGTGGCTGGCCGGGCATCTGCAGACCCGCGGTACGCTGGTACTGGATGATGGCGCTGTAGCTGCGTTGTCCAAGGGCAATAAAAGTTTGCTGCCTGTGGGTGTCAAAGCGGTGCAGGGTGGCTTTCGGCGTGGCGAAATGGTGGTTTGTGTGGCGGCGGACGGTCGCGAGATTGCCCGTGGTCTGGCCAACTACAGTGCTGGTGAAGCGCAGAAAATTATTGGGCAGTCGTCAGATGCGATTGTCAGTTTGCTGGGTTACATGGCGGAGCCGGAACTGGTTCACCGCGATAACCTGATCCTGGTCTGA
- a CDS encoding CreA family protein produces the protein MRLISGLLGLMLAMPLLASAEEIGTVSTVFKFVGPNDRIVVEAFDDPKVDGVTCYLSRAKTGGMKGGLGLAEDRAEASIACRQTGPISFKGDLKDGDEVFKERTSLVFKTMQVVRFLDKKRNTLVYLVYSDRLIEGSPQNAVTAIPILPWPHE, from the coding sequence ATGCGCTTGATTAGCGGTTTGTTGGGGTTGATGTTGGCGATGCCGTTGCTGGCCTCTGCCGAAGAAATCGGTACGGTGTCGACGGTCTTCAAGTTTGTCGGGCCCAATGATCGCATTGTGGTCGAGGCTTTCGATGATCCCAAGGTGGATGGGGTTACCTGTTATCTGTCGCGTGCCAAGACTGGCGGCATGAAAGGCGGCCTGGGGCTGGCTGAGGATCGTGCCGAAGCCTCCATCGCGTGCCGCCAGACGGGGCCTATCAGCTTCAAGGGTGATTTGAAGGATGGTGATGAGGTGTTCAAGGAGCGCACGTCGCTGGTGTTCAAGACCATGCAGGTGGTGCGATTCCTCGACAAAAAGCGCAATACACTGGTTTATCTGGTGTACAGCGACCGCCTGATTGAAGGCAGTCCGCAGAATGCGGTGACGGCAATCCCGATTTTGCCTTGGCCGCACGAGTAA
- the rpsT gene encoding 30S ribosomal protein S20: protein MANTPSAKKRAKQAEKRRSHNASLRSMVRTYIKNVVKAIDAKDAAKAQAAYVLAVPVIDRMADKGIIHKNKAARHKSRLNGHVKALNLATAA from the coding sequence GTGGCCAACACACCTTCCGCCAAAAAACGTGCAAAACAGGCTGAGAAGCGTCGCAGCCACAACGCCAGCCTGCGTTCCATGGTTCGTACCTACATCAAGAATGTAGTTAAAGCCATCGACGCAAAAGACGCTGCTAAAGCGCAAGCTGCTTATGTTCTGGCTGTTCCTGTTATCGACCGTATGGCCGATAAAGGCATCATCCATAAGAACAAAGCTGCTCGCCATAAGAGCCGCCTGAATGGCCACGTCAAGGCACTGAACCTTGCGACAGCCGCTTAA
- the murJ gene encoding murein biosynthesis integral membrane protein MurJ produces MNLLKSLAAVSSITMISRVLGFIRDTIIARTFGAGMATDAFFIAFKLPNLLRRIFAEGAFSQAFVPILAEYKSQQGEEATRTFVAYVAGLLTLVLAIVTILGMIAAPWVIWATAPGFATTPEKFELTSDMLRVTFPYILLISLSSLAGAILNTWNRFSVPAFVPTLLNVSMIIFALFLTPYFDPPVMALGWAVLVGGLAQLLFQLPHLKKIGMLVLPRLNLRDTGVWRVMKQMLPAILGVSVSQISLIINTIFASFLVAGSVSWMYYADRLMELPSGVLGVALGTILLPTLSKTYANKDRHEYSRILDWGLRLCFVLVLPCSLALAILAEPLTVSLFQYGQFSALDSAMTQRALIAYSFGLLGIILIKVLAPGFYAQQNIRTPVKIAVFTLVITQLLNLIFIVPLQHAGLALAISVGACINAGLLFWQIRKQKLFVVQPGWGKYLFKLLLAVGVMSAVLLGLMQLMPAWDQGHMLERFMRLGGLVVAGVLVYFGMLLLLGLRLKDFARKSLM; encoded by the coding sequence ATGAATTTGCTCAAATCGTTAGCTGCCGTCAGCTCTATCACCATGATTTCAAGGGTTTTAGGCTTTATTCGGGACACCATCATTGCGCGTACCTTTGGTGCCGGAATGGCCACGGATGCGTTCTTTATCGCCTTCAAATTGCCCAATCTGCTGCGCAGAATCTTCGCCGAGGGGGCTTTCTCTCAGGCCTTTGTGCCGATTCTGGCCGAGTACAAAAGCCAACAAGGCGAAGAAGCTACGCGCACATTTGTTGCCTACGTGGCGGGATTGCTGACTTTGGTGCTGGCCATCGTGACCATCCTGGGGATGATTGCCGCGCCCTGGGTGATTTGGGCGACGGCGCCGGGGTTTGCTACCACTCCGGAGAAGTTCGAGCTCACTTCTGACATGTTGCGGGTCACATTCCCCTATATTTTGCTGATCTCGTTGTCATCCCTGGCAGGCGCGATCCTCAATACCTGGAACCGCTTTTCGGTACCGGCCTTCGTGCCAACCCTGCTCAACGTCAGCATGATCATTTTTGCGTTGTTCCTGACACCATACTTCGATCCGCCTGTCATGGCCTTGGGCTGGGCTGTTCTGGTCGGTGGTCTGGCGCAGTTGCTGTTTCAACTGCCCCACCTGAAAAAAATCGGCATGCTGGTGCTTCCGCGGCTCAATCTGCGTGATACCGGTGTATGGCGGGTCATGAAACAAATGCTGCCGGCCATTCTGGGTGTATCGGTCAGTCAGATTTCGCTGATTATCAACACGATCTTTGCCTCGTTCCTGGTCGCCGGGTCGGTGTCCTGGATGTACTACGCAGACCGATTGATGGAGTTGCCTTCAGGGGTTTTGGGTGTGGCGCTGGGTACCATTCTGTTGCCGACGCTGTCAAAAACCTACGCTAACAAGGATCGTCATGAATACTCGCGGATCCTCGATTGGGGCCTGCGCCTGTGCTTTGTTCTGGTATTGCCGTGCTCCCTGGCATTGGCGATCCTCGCTGAGCCGTTGACGGTGTCGCTGTTTCAGTACGGTCAGTTCAGTGCGCTGGATTCGGCCATGACTCAGCGGGCCTTGATTGCATACTCGTTCGGATTGCTCGGGATTATTTTGATTAAAGTCCTGGCTCCGGGGTTTTATGCCCAGCAAAACATCCGCACGCCGGTAAAAATTGCCGTATTTACGCTGGTCATTACTCAGTTACTCAACCTGATATTCATTGTGCCGTTGCAGCACGCAGGCCTGGCGCTGGCCATCAGTGTCGGCGCCTGCATCAATGCCGGCTTGCTGTTTTGGCAGATACGCAAGCAGAAGCTGTTTGTCGTCCAGCCGGGCTGGGGCAAATACTTGTTCAAGCTGTTGCTGGCCGTAGGTGTGATGTCTGCTGTTTTACTGGGCTTGATGCAGTTGATGCCTGCCTGGGATCAAGGTCATATGCTGGAGCGCTTCATGCGTTTGGGCGGGTTGGTGGTTGCGGGCGTACTGGTTTATTTCGGCATGCTATTGCTGCTGGGCTTGCGTTTGAAGGATTTCGCCCGCAAGTCTCTAATGTGA